In Mus musculus strain C57BL/6J chromosome 14, GRCm38.p6 C57BL/6J, the following are encoded in one genomic region:
- the Olfr741 gene encoding olfactory receptor 741, with product MKTLSSPSNSSTITGFILLGFAYPREGQILLFVIFFIVYILILMGNASIICAVYCDQRLHTPMYLLLANFSFMEIGYVTSTVPNMLANFLSDTKVISFSGCFLQFYFFFSFGSTECFFLAVMAFDRYLAICRPLHYSSLMTGRLRNTLVTSCWVLGFLWFPVPIIIISQMSFCGSRIIDHFLCDPGPLLALACSRVPLIEVFWSIIMSMLLVIPFLFIMGTYILVLRAVFRLPSREGQKKAFSTCGSHLTVVSLFYCSVMIMYLSPTSEHEAGMQKLVTLFYSVGTPLLNPMIYSLRNKDMKNALQKILRT from the coding sequence ATGAAAACCCTCAGCAGCCCCAGCAACTCCAGCACCATCACTGGCTTCATCCTCTTGGGCTTCGCCTACCCCAGGGAGGGGCAAATTCTCCTCTTTGTGATCTTCTTCATTGTTTACATACTCATTCTTATGGGCAACGCTTCCATCATCTGTGCTGTGTACTGTGATCAGAGACTCCACACCCCCATGtaccttctgctggccaacttcTCCTTCATGGAGATTGGATATGTCACCTCCacagtccccaacatgttggccAACTTCCTTTCAGACACCAAGGTCATCTCTTTCTCTGGATGCTTCCTAcagttctatttcttcttctcctttggtTCTACAGAATGCTTTTTCCTGGCAGTCATGGCATTTGATCGATACCTTGCCATCTGTAGGCCACTACATTATTCTTCTCTCATGACTGGGCGCCTCCGAAACACCCTTGTGACCAGTTGCTGGGTGCTTGGTTTCCTCTGGTTCCCTGtacccatcatcatcatctcccaGATGTCCTTCTGTGGGTCCAGAATTATAGACCACTTCCTGTGTGACCCAGGCCCTCTTTTGGCCCTTGCCTGTTCCAGAGTCCCATTGATAGAGGTTTTCTGGTCCATTATAATGTCTATGCTCCTGGTTATTCCTTTCCTCTTCATCATGGGAACTTACATATTGGTCCTAAGAGCTGTGTTTAGACTTCCTTCAAGAGAAGGACAAAAAAAGGCTTTCTCCACTTGCGGGTCTCATCTCACAGTAGTTTCACTCTTTTATTGCTCAGTGATGATAATGTATCTGAGCCCAACATCTGAGCATGAGGCCGGAATGCAGAAGCTTGTAACTCTATTTTATTCTGTGGGTACACCACTGCTTAATCCTATGATATACAGTCTGAGGAACAAAGATAtgaaaaatgccctacagaagATTTTGAGAACataa